A stretch of the Marivirga tractuosa DSM 4126 genome encodes the following:
- a CDS encoding T9SS C-terminal target domain-containing protein → MKKIIIIIALSFIGLNAGFATVDPDNKPTKFRILAISASNDSIMSASNIITLFQPFSVEFPTAFTPNGDGLNDNFGAVAKGVEDFKIIIYNRFGEVIFSSTDIETKWDGKIQGETAPSGAYVYQVYAEGQEGTSVNRSGKVTLIN, encoded by the coding sequence ATGAAAAAGATCATCATCATAATCGCACTTTCATTTATAGGCCTCAATGCTGGATTTGCAACAGTAGATCCTGACAATAAACCCACTAAATTTCGTATATTAGCAATAAGTGCTTCAAATGATTCTATCATGAGTGCATCTAATATTATAACCTTATTTCAACCTTTTTCTGTTGAATTTCCTACCGCATTTACACCTAATGGAGATGGCTTGAACGATAATTTTGGCGCTGTTGCTAAAGGAGTAGAGGATTTTAAAATTATTATTTATAACCGCTTTGGTGAGGTAATTTTCTCATCAACTGATATCGAAACAAAGTGGGATGGTAAAATTCAAGGCGAAACGGCTCCTTCTGGCGCTTATGTTTATCAAGTCTATGCAGAAGGTCAGGAAGGAACATCTGTAAATCGTTCCGGTAAAGTTACTTTAATTAATTAA
- the bioA gene encoding adenosylmethionine--8-amino-7-oxononanoate transaminase, with product MNWLERDSESIWHPFTQLVNGFEHIMVEKAEGMYLHTSDGRKIMDAISSWWVNLHGHSHPKIAEAVAKQAQNLEHVIFAGFTHAPAIELAENLLSILPDNQSKIFYSDNGSTANEVALKMAFQYWYNKGNEERKKIIAFDGAYHGDTFGAMSVGDRGPFSAPFAPFLFDVEFLPMPENGNEDEVLQKFYQLVESGKVAGFIFEPLVLGSAGMKMYDGRFLDKLIRIAQDNHVICIADEVFTGFGRTGKHFASDYLANKPDVFCLSKGLTGGTMALGVTSCTEEIMSAYKSTDIMKTFFHGHSFTANPIACAASIASFKLLVAEETQSQIEKISQWQKEFHDKISSHPKVLKSRVLGTIFALELKTDADTSYVNEVRHKLYPFFLERNILLRPLGNVIYILPPYIIKKEEIDKVYEAVEEMLESL from the coding sequence ATGAATTGGTTAGAAAGAGATAGTGAGAGTATATGGCATCCATTTACCCAATTGGTAAATGGTTTTGAACACATCATGGTGGAAAAGGCAGAAGGAATGTATTTGCATACATCAGATGGCCGTAAAATCATGGATGCCATTTCCAGTTGGTGGGTGAATTTACATGGCCACAGTCATCCTAAAATTGCAGAAGCAGTAGCTAAACAAGCTCAAAACTTAGAACATGTGATTTTTGCTGGCTTTACACATGCCCCAGCTATTGAATTAGCTGAAAATCTCTTATCAATTTTGCCTGATAATCAATCAAAAATATTTTATTCTGATAACGGAAGCACAGCGAATGAAGTGGCTTTAAAAATGGCATTTCAATATTGGTATAATAAAGGAAATGAAGAAAGGAAAAAGATTATAGCATTTGACGGAGCTTACCATGGTGATACCTTCGGAGCAATGTCAGTAGGAGACAGGGGGCCTTTTTCTGCCCCATTCGCTCCCTTCCTATTTGACGTGGAGTTCTTGCCGATGCCAGAAAATGGGAATGAAGATGAAGTTCTGCAGAAATTTTATCAACTAGTAGAATCAGGGAAGGTAGCTGGCTTTATTTTTGAACCCTTAGTTCTGGGCTCAGCAGGCATGAAAATGTATGATGGAAGATTTTTGGATAAACTCATCAGAATTGCTCAAGATAATCATGTGATTTGTATTGCTGATGAAGTTTTTACCGGTTTCGGTAGAACCGGAAAGCATTTTGCTTCAGATTATTTAGCAAATAAACCAGATGTATTTTGTCTTTCTAAAGGACTCACCGGCGGCACTATGGCTTTAGGTGTTACATCTTGCACAGAAGAAATCATGAGCGCTTACAAATCTACTGATATCATGAAGACTTTCTTTCATGGTCATAGTTTTACCGCAAACCCTATTGCTTGTGCTGCTTCTATTGCTAGTTTTAAATTATTAGTGGCAGAAGAAACCCAAAGCCAAATTGAGAAAATCAGTCAATGGCAAAAAGAATTTCATGACAAAATCTCATCTCACCCAAAAGTGTTGAAGAGTAGAGTACTGGGGACAATTTTCGCATTGGAATTAAAAACAGATGCAGATACATCTTATGTAAATGAAGTTCGCCATAAGTTATATCCATTCTTCTTAGAAAGAAATATTCTGCTTCGCCCATTAGGAAATGTAATCTACATTTTACCTCCCTATATTATCAAAAAAGAAGAGATTGATAAAGTTTATGAAGCTGTTGAAGAAATGTTAGAAAGTTTGTGA
- the bioD gene encoding dethiobiotin synthase — MNYFITAIGTDSGKSLFSAIICEALEADYWKPIQAGYPRDTDYVGGLLSNLKSDLIPEKYVLNTPASPHYAAEIDNVKLEVMDFDIPDTDNENLVIEGAGGVLVPINDQEFVIDFPQQWNIPVILVANLYLGSINHTLLTVNELQRRGVKVKGIVFNGPSNPASEEIILKYSGYSCLLRIADEKDINHAVVRKYAAELKKNL; from the coding sequence ATGAACTATTTTATTACTGCAATAGGTACGGACAGCGGAAAGTCGTTGTTTAGTGCCATAATATGTGAAGCCCTTGAAGCCGACTATTGGAAGCCTATTCAGGCAGGTTATCCTCGTGATACGGATTATGTAGGTGGGTTATTAAGTAATTTAAAATCGGATTTAATCCCTGAAAAATATGTATTGAATACACCAGCCTCTCCCCATTATGCAGCAGAAATTGATAATGTTAAATTGGAAGTGATGGATTTTGATATCCCTGATACTGATAATGAAAATCTAGTAATTGAGGGTGCAGGAGGTGTTTTAGTGCCGATCAACGATCAAGAATTTGTTATTGATTTCCCTCAGCAATGGAACATTCCTGTCATTTTGGTTGCTAATCTGTATTTAGGAAGTATTAATCACACTTTACTAACAGTTAACGAGTTGCAAAGAAGAGGAGTTAAGGTAAAAGGAATTGTTTTTAACGGCCCATCAAATCCTGCAAGTGAAGAAATCATATTAAAATATAGTGGTTATTCATGTTTGTTAAGGATAGCTGATGAAAAAGATATTAATCATGCGGTAGTTCGAAAATATGCTGCAGAATTAAAAAAGAATTTATGA
- a CDS encoding aminotransferase class I/II-fold pyridoxal phosphate-dependent enzyme has translation MKLEKHLQSQLEKRKSKGGYRQLKKQRSALTDFSSNDYLGLSKIEEIHSYENDFIDNGATGSRLLSGNKDYHEELEIFLEKYFKSESALLFNSGYMANLGVLSSVPQKGDTVLLDELSHVCIKEGVRLSRANYYNFKHNDLQDLEKKLKKIETGNIFIVVESVYSMDGDQAPLKAIVDLSDQYDANVIVDEAHSTGLFGDSGFGLCCHLGLEAQIFARIYTFGKAVGVHGAAVVGSNVLKEYLINYSRQFIYTTALPHHSVQVIRNALGYRANHPELWLELQAKIELFNRLLSNNVNKLESEHPVQGIILGNAGEAVNFANYLYDHSFDIRPILSPTVPKGKERVRICLHAFNSEEEITNLCHHINQYFQ, from the coding sequence ATGAAACTCGAAAAACATTTACAAAGTCAACTGGAAAAACGTAAAAGCAAAGGTGGATACAGACAACTAAAGAAGCAGCGTAGCGCTCTAACAGATTTTAGTTCTAATGATTATCTGGGTCTATCTAAAATCGAGGAGATTCATAGTTATGAAAATGATTTTATAGATAATGGTGCAACTGGATCACGTTTGTTAAGTGGGAATAAAGATTATCATGAAGAGTTAGAAATTTTTTTAGAAAAGTATTTTAAATCAGAATCAGCATTGCTTTTTAATTCTGGTTATATGGCTAATCTAGGGGTTTTATCTTCCGTACCACAAAAGGGAGATACTGTTCTATTGGATGAACTTTCTCATGTATGTATTAAAGAAGGGGTACGGTTGAGTAGGGCTAATTATTATAATTTCAAGCACAATGACCTTCAAGATTTAGAAAAGAAGCTTAAAAAAATTGAGACAGGAAATATATTTATAGTAGTGGAATCGGTCTATTCTATGGACGGTGATCAAGCACCTTTAAAAGCAATTGTTGATTTATCTGATCAATATGATGCAAATGTAATTGTGGATGAGGCGCACAGTACTGGTTTATTTGGTGATTCAGGCTTTGGCTTGTGCTGCCACTTAGGTTTGGAAGCGCAAATTTTTGCCAGAATTTACACATTTGGAAAAGCAGTGGGAGTTCATGGTGCGGCTGTGGTTGGAAGCAATGTCTTGAAAGAGTATCTTATCAATTATAGTAGACAATTTATTTATACTACTGCTTTGCCGCATCATAGCGTCCAAGTCATTCGCAATGCTTTGGGTTATAGAGCAAATCATCCTGAATTGTGGCTAGAATTGCAGGCCAAAATAGAGCTATTCAACAGGCTTTTGAGTAATAACGTAAACAAATTAGAAAGCGAACATCCTGTGCAAGGAATTATATTGGGCAATGCTGGTGAAGCTGTAAATTTCGCTAATTATCTATATGATCATAGCTTTGATATTCGTCCTATTCTCAGCCCAACAGTTCCAAAAGGAAAAGAAAGGGTAAGGATATGCCTTCACGCTTTCAATTCTGAAGAAGAAATAACAAATTTGTGTCATCATATCAATCAATACTTTCAATGA
- a CDS encoding porin family protein: protein MKKLFTLTLLLFFIGLSAEAQIFTIGPKLGISNTTLSLKENAEIYQSGDAQYSYHGGVFARVKITGFYIQPELYFNSVNGEYTDATDPNDIKTLEFNQNKIDLPILLGWKMGPFRINAGPVATFNLNDEVDASSTNSAVSEYKNAVFAYQAGIGLDISKLIVDLRYEGNLSNQAILGNDEGGVRVNQIMLSVGLKLL, encoded by the coding sequence ATGAAAAAGCTTTTTACATTAACATTGTTATTATTTTTTATTGGATTAAGTGCTGAAGCGCAAATATTCACTATTGGGCCTAAATTAGGGATAAGTAATACGACTTTAAGCTTAAAAGAAAATGCTGAAATATATCAATCAGGCGATGCACAATACAGTTATCACGGAGGAGTATTCGCTAGGGTTAAAATAACTGGTTTTTACATTCAACCAGAATTATATTTTAATTCAGTAAACGGTGAATATACTGACGCAACTGATCCAAATGACATCAAAACTTTAGAGTTTAATCAAAACAAAATTGACTTGCCTATTTTGCTTGGGTGGAAAATGGGACCATTTCGAATTAATGCCGGACCTGTAGCTACTTTTAACCTAAATGATGAGGTTGACGCAAGTAGTACAAATAGTGCAGTATCAGAGTACAAAAATGCTGTATTTGCTTATCAAGCTGGAATTGGCTTAGATATCTCCAAATTAATTGTTGATCTAAGATATGAAGGCAATTTAAGCAATCAAGCTATTTTAGGAAATGATGAAGGTGGCGTTCGAGTAAATCAAATCATGTTAAGCGTTGGACTAAAATTATTATAA
- a CDS encoding OmpA family protein, with translation MKKITISFLSIIACFFAFSSNAQSEKDSIEQVLDSLYPKKIVSEISTDQHTEYAPSISANGRTLIYESNKDGSWKLYLTRFENDQWSNEIPLDSINNYGDSIDVISGPNFSYDGNRIYFHASFDGGYGSEDIFYSERVGDSWTKPQNLGPDVNSRSFDGFPTITTDGKTLYFARNSKNIPEGVSEFCYEIYATQKTDSGWTEPTALPYPVNLGCEKAPKIMADNRTLIFASYREGGIGGFDLYQTQLNADGDWTTPVPLEYVNTTDNDLFSCISASGDLMYFSKQNDIYSVEIPQEFRQFQNVTIQGVIRDADSKEGLAAKMRITDANTSEMISSFDNNPSDGFYSIVLSAGRAYNLEVRKDDYSSALYYYDLRDIESYQEYEQNIDLFTTAHLNVNIYDIELYDPLKAKITVKNDIGRTIDVVESDGVNWKTKVDLPIGSAYTIKVESENFKPKSFSIDLTGLILYRVYEEDIELVPEKVGVPINVKDLLSDGSVSSSQLIIRNKTRNEEIVISGNQTINLRVGDRYMVEASSDRGYAFNSTEIGISNEGKLQTINEETGEIEEDSKGVELKLQPLAKDANLTLKDIYFESNSSALFESSFEELDRVIKLMKSYPSMKIEIAAHTDDVGSAAYNTRLSQERANSVISYITGNSIAEGRLISKGYGESKPVVANDSEENRAKNRRVELKILDIQLAQND, from the coding sequence ATGAAAAAAATCACAATAAGCTTTCTTTCAATAATAGCATGCTTTTTTGCTTTTTCATCTAATGCTCAAAGTGAAAAAGATTCTATTGAACAAGTGCTTGATTCATTGTATCCCAAGAAGATTGTAAGTGAAATAAGCACTGATCAACATACCGAATATGCTCCCAGTATTAGTGCTAATGGTCGAACCTTAATTTATGAGTCGAATAAAGATGGATCATGGAAATTATACCTTACTCGTTTCGAAAATGATCAGTGGTCAAATGAAATTCCGCTAGATAGTATCAATAATTATGGCGATTCAATAGATGTGATTTCAGGACCTAATTTCAGTTATGATGGAAATAGAATTTATTTTCATGCATCTTTTGATGGTGGATATGGTTCAGAGGATATTTTTTATTCCGAAAGGGTAGGAGACAGCTGGACTAAACCTCAAAATCTGGGTCCTGATGTAAACAGTAGAAGTTTTGATGGTTTTCCTACCATCACAACTGACGGAAAGACGCTTTATTTTGCAAGGAATAGTAAAAATATACCTGAAGGAGTTTCGGAATTTTGCTATGAAATTTATGCTACTCAAAAAACAGATTCGGGATGGACAGAACCTACTGCTCTTCCATATCCTGTGAATTTGGGCTGTGAGAAAGCGCCTAAAATAATGGCCGATAACCGCACTTTAATATTTGCATCCTATAGGGAGGGAGGTATAGGAGGATTTGATTTATACCAGACCCAATTGAACGCAGATGGTGATTGGACTACTCCAGTTCCTTTGGAATATGTAAATACAACCGATAATGATTTGTTCTCTTGTATTTCAGCTTCGGGTGACCTTATGTATTTTTCCAAGCAGAATGATATTTATAGTGTGGAGATTCCGCAGGAATTCAGACAATTTCAAAATGTTACAATCCAGGGAGTGATCCGTGATGCGGATAGTAAGGAAGGCTTAGCTGCAAAAATGAGAATAACAGATGCCAACACCTCTGAAATGATTTCAAGCTTTGATAACAACCCTTCTGATGGTTTTTATTCTATTGTTTTGTCAGCAGGCCGAGCTTATAATCTTGAGGTTAGAAAAGATGATTACAGCAGTGCTTTATACTACTATGATTTAAGAGATATTGAAAGTTATCAAGAGTATGAGCAGAATATCGATTTATTTACAACGGCTCATTTAAATGTCAATATATATGATATTGAATTGTATGATCCTTTAAAGGCAAAAATCACAGTGAAAAATGACATTGGGCGAACTATTGACGTGGTGGAATCGGATGGCGTTAACTGGAAAACAAAAGTTGACCTTCCTATCGGTAGTGCTTATACAATTAAAGTGGAGAGCGAAAATTTCAAGCCTAAAAGCTTTTCAATCGACCTAACAGGCTTGATTTTGTATAGGGTTTATGAAGAAGATATTGAATTGGTACCAGAAAAAGTAGGTGTCCCAATAAATGTGAAGGATTTACTGAGTGATGGTTCCGTTTCTTCATCTCAGTTAATTATTCGAAATAAAACCAGAAATGAAGAAATAGTGATTTCAGGAAATCAAACTATTAACTTGAGGGTGGGAGACCGCTATATGGTGGAGGCTTCAAGTGATAGGGGATATGCTTTTAATTCTACAGAAATTGGTATTTCAAATGAAGGTAAACTTCAAACTATTAATGAGGAAACAGGGGAAATTGAGGAAGATAGTAAAGGGGTGGAATTGAAACTCCAGCCATTGGCAAAGGATGCTAATTTAACATTAAAGGATATTTATTTTGAATCGAATTCTTCTGCTCTTTTTGAAAGTAGTTTTGAAGAATTGGATCGGGTTATTAAATTGATGAAATCCTACCCGAGCATGAAAATTGAAATAGCTGCGCATACTGATGACGTAGGTTCAGCGGCATATAATACACGTTTGTCTCAAGAAAGGGCGAATAGTGTAATTAGTTACATAACAGGCAATAGTATTGCAGAAGGTAGATTGATTTCAAAAGGATACGGAGAATCAAAACCTGTTGTGGCTAACGACTCTGAAGAGAATAGAGCAAAAAACCGTAGGGTAGAATTAAAGATTTTGGATATTCAATTAGCTCAAAACGATTAA
- a CDS encoding CHAT domain-containing protein, translating to MKFLVTILLSVGVLTSVFGQNSWDETFTALQKAENVNNIEVAESLLDKALVQAENTYGKQHQAYVLTLHLGVKLSFKSQDFERGLELAKQELELMKEVNFDQQTQFYIQLLNYTSQLNLQLGNMEEAMTFSKDYMEILIQENKNSLNHALAVYDYASLRYQSQEEDALAYFQEALPLLNNHISQAGSQYLNSLYYVASLLQEKGEADKAAKFYDKVIGITQDNNLQNSDLWKISAYQRALIYQENSQNDNAISFYEILKTQLENDEDTDREMYASTRNNLGVLYQKTGQTNKGESLLALSGDDLQSQLNSAAIAFTKGDYTTSLALYSIANDSLMIETQEDSLQSVKILAQKALVYKQMGKLDSALYLLLSIDENILKNISGKSEEKAIAYKNTGDIYLDLADFDSAELYLNRSLQQFEGENKFKTEIEIQTRNSLGVLEQNRTNIEKATSYFTKNLQLIETALGKQTVEYANTLNNLGSLSLENSDYDLAESYFKDAGYIFNTIYEIDHENNAKVFENLGTIAQSRSRFRQADSLYKLAEKTYLNSLGENHPALLNVYSKLALVKMGEAEYPVAEQYFRKTLDLSKTIYGNQSPAFADALSGMGLYYQNTGNLKEAKSNLLNAIDIYIDKLGKLHPSYVTSIENLSSIYQSENNPEKALPLLNEALEMDSIIYGVNHPKYATTLHNLASLYLANEDYDKAEEYYEKSLVIDEKVYGIDNPVFASTQYNLAVLYQKQEEFDKADSLFSKVTQLRKEVLGINHPDYIFTLYGWGILKQLQNDIDSAYALFSESVDSYLYLFKEYFPSMSESEKAAFYHKVNPVFEAYKDFAIENFQTIPKLKEDLFNLQLTTKAMLLNASAKMRNKILNSGDQELIALFSAWQDKKEKAIQYYSYTKEELNEKDINLNEIENSINSMEKELSVKSNLFNAGFGADSINWRMLQKSLEPNTGVVELVRVKKSLKNDSIIYAGLILTDTMAEPQIAVLQEGRRIEQKYFNAYQNLIKFKLMDKISYENLWEWVDNDIPEGLDKLYVSPDGIYNKININTLYSENLGQYLLEKENIRIITSARDLIKKRRDELPTDSISIAKADSLSVPVYPTLVLIGSPDFSLGRAEDEMTLTAESTGLMRNFSGGIPTLPGTKVEINAIDSMTSLSNWKVTKYMDREANEILIDSLTAPSILHIATHGFFKTYDADKKVSGAENQGNEENPLLRSGILLSGASIGLAGGLPYENSYEDGLLTAYETMNLNLEGTELVVLSACETGLGDVKNGEGVYGLQRAFLVAGAENLIMSLWTVKDYTTQLLMTEFYKHWTEGDDKFTSFRKAQMKIKEEFPQPYYWAAFTLIGE from the coding sequence ATGAAGTTTTTAGTTACTATTCTTCTATCAGTAGGTGTTCTCACTTCTGTGTTCGGTCAAAATTCCTGGGACGAGACCTTTACCGCACTGCAGAAAGCAGAGAATGTAAATAATATTGAAGTAGCTGAATCTTTGCTTGATAAAGCATTGGTTCAGGCAGAAAATACATATGGAAAACAACATCAAGCATATGTGTTGACACTCCATTTGGGAGTAAAATTATCTTTTAAGTCGCAAGATTTTGAACGCGGATTAGAACTAGCCAAGCAAGAGTTAGAGTTAATGAAAGAGGTGAATTTTGATCAGCAAACTCAGTTTTATATTCAATTATTAAATTACACTTCTCAATTAAATCTTCAGTTAGGAAATATGGAAGAAGCCATGACTTTCTCCAAAGACTATATGGAGATTTTAATTCAGGAGAACAAAAATTCCTTAAATCACGCTTTAGCAGTCTATGATTATGCTTCTTTACGTTATCAAAGTCAAGAAGAAGATGCCCTAGCATATTTCCAAGAAGCTTTACCTTTACTAAATAATCATATTTCCCAGGCAGGTTCTCAGTATTTGAATTCACTTTATTATGTAGCTAGCTTATTGCAAGAAAAAGGGGAAGCAGATAAAGCAGCAAAGTTTTATGATAAGGTAATTGGTATTACACAAGACAACAATCTGCAAAATTCAGATTTATGGAAAATTTCAGCTTACCAGAGAGCTTTGATTTATCAAGAAAACAGCCAGAATGATAATGCAATATCATTTTATGAAATCTTGAAAACCCAATTAGAGAATGATGAGGATACTGATAGAGAAATGTATGCTAGCACCAGGAATAATTTGGGAGTTCTTTATCAGAAAACTGGACAAACCAATAAAGGAGAATCTTTGCTAGCTCTAAGTGGCGATGACCTTCAAAGTCAATTGAATAGTGCTGCAATAGCTTTTACTAAAGGAGACTATACCACTTCATTAGCACTTTATAGCATAGCAAATGATTCTTTAATGATAGAGACACAGGAAGATAGTTTGCAGTCTGTTAAAATTTTGGCTCAAAAAGCATTGGTTTATAAACAAATGGGGAAATTGGATTCTGCTCTGTATCTCTTACTATCTATAGATGAAAATATTCTGAAAAATATCTCTGGCAAAAGTGAAGAAAAGGCAATTGCCTATAAAAATACAGGTGATATTTATCTTGATTTAGCGGATTTTGATTCTGCAGAGCTTTACCTAAATAGATCTTTACAACAATTCGAAGGTGAAAATAAATTCAAGACGGAGATTGAAATTCAGACGAGAAATAGCCTTGGTGTTTTAGAGCAAAACCGAACAAATATTGAAAAAGCCACTAGTTATTTCACTAAAAATTTACAATTAATTGAGACCGCTTTAGGGAAACAAACGGTTGAATATGCTAATACACTCAATAATTTAGGTTCTTTAAGTTTAGAGAATAGCGACTATGATTTGGCTGAATCTTATTTTAAAGATGCAGGATATATTTTTAACACTATTTACGAAATTGATCATGAAAATAATGCGAAAGTATTTGAAAACCTCGGGACTATAGCTCAAAGCCGTTCAAGGTTTCGGCAGGCAGATTCGCTATATAAGCTTGCGGAAAAAACGTATTTGAACAGCTTAGGTGAGAATCATCCAGCCCTTTTAAATGTCTATTCTAAATTGGCTCTTGTGAAAATGGGCGAGGCAGAATATCCTGTAGCAGAGCAATACTTTAGAAAAACGCTGGATTTATCTAAAACAATTTATGGAAATCAAAGTCCTGCATTTGCAGATGCATTATCTGGAATGGGACTTTACTATCAGAATACTGGGAATTTGAAGGAAGCAAAAAGCAACCTTTTAAATGCAATAGATATTTATATAGATAAACTGGGAAAATTGCATCCTTCCTATGTAACCTCTATTGAAAATCTATCCTCAATCTATCAAAGTGAAAACAATCCTGAAAAGGCTTTACCATTATTGAATGAAGCTTTAGAAATGGATTCCATAATTTATGGAGTGAATCATCCCAAATATGCTACTACCCTGCATAATTTAGCTTCATTATATCTTGCCAATGAAGATTATGACAAAGCTGAGGAGTATTATGAAAAATCATTGGTGATTGATGAAAAGGTTTATGGTATAGATAATCCAGTATTTGCCAGTACTCAGTATAATTTAGCTGTTTTGTACCAAAAACAAGAAGAATTTGACAAAGCCGATTCATTATTTTCAAAAGTAACTCAGTTACGGAAAGAAGTACTAGGCATAAATCATCCAGATTATATCTTTACTTTATATGGTTGGGGAATATTAAAGCAACTTCAAAATGACATTGATTCTGCCTATGCATTGTTTAGCGAATCAGTAGATAGCTATTTATACTTATTTAAAGAGTATTTCCCTTCCATGAGTGAAAGTGAAAAAGCAGCTTTCTATCACAAGGTTAATCCCGTATTTGAAGCCTACAAAGATTTTGCGATTGAGAATTTTCAAACTATCCCCAAGTTAAAAGAAGACTTGTTTAACTTACAATTGACCACGAAGGCAATGCTCTTAAATGCTTCGGCAAAAATGAGAAATAAAATTCTTAATAGTGGTGATCAAGAATTGATTGCGCTTTTTTCAGCTTGGCAGGATAAAAAAGAAAAGGCTATTCAATATTATTCATATACCAAAGAGGAGTTGAATGAAAAGGATATCAATTTAAATGAGATTGAAAACTCAATTAATTCTATGGAGAAAGAACTGAGTGTGAAGTCAAATCTTTTTAATGCTGGTTTTGGTGCAGATAGTATCAATTGGAGGATGTTACAGAAAAGTTTAGAGCCTAATACTGGTGTGGTTGAGTTAGTTCGTGTTAAGAAAAGCTTGAAAAATGATTCTATTATTTATGCAGGCTTGATATTAACCGATACTATGGCAGAACCCCAAATTGCAGTTTTGCAGGAAGGGAGAAGAATTGAACAGAAATATTTTAATGCATATCAAAATCTCATCAAATTCAAATTGATGGATAAAATATCATATGAAAATTTGTGGGAATGGGTGGACAATGACATACCTGAAGGACTAGATAAACTATATGTGAGTCCTGATGGGATATACAATAAAATTAATATCAATACCCTTTATAGTGAAAATCTAGGTCAATACCTTCTTGAAAAAGAGAATATTAGAATAATAACAAGTGCGAGAGATCTGATTAAGAAGAGGCGAGATGAGTTGCCAACTGATTCTATTTCTATCGCAAAAGCTGATTCGCTTTCGGTGCCAGTTTATCCTACGCTAGTTTTAATTGGCTCCCCAGATTTTTCTTTGGGAAGAGCTGAAGATGAAATGACCCTAACGGCAGAAAGTACAGGCTTAATGCGAAATTTTAGTGGAGGAATACCGACTTTACCTGGCACAAAAGTAGAAATTAATGCAATTGATTCGATGACAAGTCTCAGCAATTGGAAAGTGACCAAATACATGGATCGAGAGGCAAATGAAATCTTAATAGATAGTCTGACGGCTCCTAGTATCTTACATATAGCCACACATGGCTTTTTCAAAACCTATGATGCGGATAAGAAAGTTTCCGGAGCGGAAAATCAAGGCAATGAGGAAAATCCTCTTTTACGATCAGGAATTTTATTATCTGGTGCTTCAATTGGTTTAGCAGGTGGATTGCCTTATGAAAACAGTTATGAAGATGGTTTATTAACAGCTTATGAAACCATGAATTTGAATTTGGAAGGGACAGAGTTAGTAGTGCTGTCTGCCTGCGAAACAGGATTGGGAGATGTGAAAAATGGTGAAGGGGTTTACGGATTACAGCGGGCGTTTCTAGTAGCTGGAGCCGAAAATCTCATTATGAGTTTATGGACTGTTAAAGATTATACTACCCAGCTTTTGATGACTGAGTTTTATAAACATTGGACAGAAGGAGATGATAAATTCACCTCTTTCCGAAAAGCACAAATGAAAATTAAAGAAGAATTTCCTCAGCCATATTATTGGGCTGCATTTACTTTAATAGGAGAATAA